The genomic window ACGTCACGGAAGCATCGGCGTCGGCGTCTGCCTGGGCCGAACCGTTCGCCTTCGCATTAGCGGCCTTGCCGGCGTCAACTACTGCTTCGCAGTGCGCCTCCACTTTCGCTTCCCCGCCAGCAGCAATGGTCAGGGACTCGAAGCCCGGGACCTTTGCATCAGAGTTCAGGCCGCCGTTGAGGAACGCGGTGCACAGTCCGAAAGTCTCCGGCGATGTGGCCTCGTTGGCAGTGGCGTTCGCAGCGGAAACAGCGTCGGCAGCCTTTGCCTGGCCGGCTTCGGCGGCTTTTGTCGCCTTTGCCTGCGCGGCCCCGACGGCGTCAGTCGCCTTGGTGGTGGCGGTCCGGGCGGTCTCAGCTGCTTCAGCGGCCTTGCCGTCAACTGGAGCGGGCGCGCCAACGAGGTCATGTGCGGTCTGCTGGATTCCGGTGGGAAGCGCACCGTTGAAGGCAGCTACACCGGTTCCACCGGCAGCTACAGCTCCGGCGGCCAGGACGCCCGCGGCGACTTTGCTGGTGGCGAGGACAGTGAACAAGGACATAAAACCCTCCGACAAAATACTTGGGATTGCCCCGGCAGCGGTTGGGTCGCTGCCGGATGATCAGCGCGCGGGTGTGGCCCGCACTCCCCTTACATCGTTCTTGGGTGCGGCGAGGTTACGCCTTGTCAGAAACTGATTGTCAGCGCGCGGCGTCCCGCTCAGTTGTCCACACTGGCTAGATGTCCCCATGGCCGGGCCGGCTGCAGCCAACTATGCTCAGGAAAATGCTTGGGCCGTTGGTTTCCTGGCATTTGTATGTCACTACGCTCAGGGGATACGTGATGGGACTGGGTACCTAATGGGACAGGGATTGGTTGGCGCAGATGTCGGAGACCTCCGTCGTCTATCGGCCGTGATGGATGCTGAGGCAGAGAAGATCACGGATCTTCAACGGCAACTCACCGCAATGATTCAGAACGGAACGTATTGGCGCGGGAACGACGCCGAGCAGTTCCGCAGCAGGTGGCAGAGCGACCTCCACGGCCGGTTGAGTGCCGCAGCGGTTTGCCTCAAGGACAACGCCCGCGCCCTCAAGCGCAATGCAGACCAGCAGGAGCAGGCCTCAACAGGCGGCGCTGGAGGATCAACCAAGGGAGGGCCCTCGGACGGTCCTTTCAGGTTTACTCCAGACGGGCTTGGGTTCACTTTTGATCCCACCAGCTACGGCCCTGTCACCGTGGAAGGCAGTGGCTCCTTCGACAGCCAGGCAAAGGGCGAAACGCACGGCTCGCTTGGTCCGGGCGGGATCGAGGTGGGAGGTTCCGGAGAGGCTTCCACTGGAGGGGACATGACCTGGAAGGCGGAGTCCGAATTCGGGCCCGTCAAAACCACTGTCACCAACGAAACCTTTGTTGGCGCGCGGGCCGAGGGTGAGTTCGGGGCCAGCGTGCCGTTCGGGCTGGGACTTCCCAACGCCCACGCCACGGGCGAAGCATTCGCAGGCGCAGAGAACGTAACCACTACCCGATCGGACTTCTTCGACGGATGGGTCACCAACACCTCAACCACCCGAATGATGACGGGAGTGGAGGCCAGTGCCCACGCCAACGCCAGCAGCCCGTTCCTGTTCTCCGCCGGTGGTGAGGGCTTTGCCGGTCAAAAGCTCACCATGGATAACAAGACCGACTTCGCAGGCGGCCTGTTCTCCCTGGGGCAGGGCGGAGAAATACGGGCAGGGGCCTGGGCCAGTGCCGGCGAAGGAGAGGTGACCGTCAAAGGCGGCGAGACCACCGGAACGGCGTTCAGCGCAGGCGCCGGAGCGGAACTGACCGGAAGCCGCTACGTAGAAGTCCTGGGCCAGACCCTGACCCTCAACGCAACAGTCGCTGCCGGAGCCGGCGAAAGCCACTTCTTCACAGCTTCCATGGACGAAGACGGACTCACCCTCGGCGCCGGTGCCAAGATCACCGCGGAGCTTGGCCTGGGAGCCGGGGGCCAGATCACCATCAGCCCGTCCGGCTTTGTGGATTCCGTGACCGGGTTCGTCGACTTCCTCAGCAAATAGCTTTCCTGTACTGACAGTGCTCCGAAAGGGCTCCCATGACATCGCACCAGGTTTTCCCCTCCGAGGCTTTTCCCGCCTACCCCGCAATAAAGCTCGATCCGCCCGCAGGTTGGACACGCCAGGTGGTTCCGGACGCGGTGGGTGCCCTGATGGCCCCCACCGTGGAAGGCCGCTACACAGCAAATGTGGTGATTTCCGTGTCACGCCGCTTGCCCGGCTACCAGCTCGCCGACATCGCCGCGTCCGTGGACTCATTCCTGGATGCGTTGCCCGATGCTGTTCTGCTGGGCACAGAGCCGGTGGTGATCAATGGCCGTGATTGGCACGTACGCGAAGCCCGCTACACGCACCCGCAGGCCGGACCCCTGGCACAATTCACCGCCGTGACGGTGGTTCACCACGAAGCCGCTGCGGACATTGTCCAGCTGACCGGCAGTTGCCAACCCACTGAAGGCAACCAGGACCTCAAATCCATTTACGCAGTGGTGGCCAGCGCTGACGTTATGCCAGAGACCGTGTCTGCTCAATGAGTTTCAGGACAGCAACCGGGTCGGCTGGATCCACCGGCAAGGGAAGCGCGGAGGCCGAGCCGCCGTCGTCGAGTTTGTCCGCCAGAATCCGGTAAAACTCGGGGTAAGCGCCACGCTCCGTGGCCACCGCGGTGCGCTGCCCGTTCAGTTCCAGCGTGCCGTGGTTTTCGGCAGGCTCGACGCCGTACCCGGCATCCGTCGGCAGCCCACCGCCGAGCACATAGGGTTCCTGCGGGTCGCTGCCGAACTTCACGAAGCCGCCTTCGGTACCCAGAATCCGGAAGCGTGGCCCGTGCAAGTGGCTGGTCAGGTTGATGCGGACGTGACTGATAACGCCCGACTGGTGCTGGAGTGCCAGGAAGACGTCGTCGTCGGCTGATTCCTGGGGACGGCGCGCCTGGATTTCCGCGTAGGTGACTGTGGCGGGACCAAAAAACTGCAGGCACAGGTCCAGGACGTGGGTGCCGAGGTCGAACAGTACGCCACCACCGTCTTCCGCCGAAGCACCGGCTTTCCAGGCTTTGGCGATCTCCGGAGCCCAGCGCTCCATGCCCACCTCACACCGGGTCACTGTCCCCAGCGTCCCGGCGTCGAGCAGTTTCCTGACGGTGAGCGAGTCGCCGTCCCAGCGCCGGTTTTGATACACGGTGAGGACACGGCCAAGTTGTGCGGCCAATCGGATCAGTTCCTCGCCCTCGGTGCTGCGGACCGTGAACGGCTTATCGACGACGACGTCGAGGCCGGCTTCCAGCGCGGCTTTGGCAAGCGGGAAATGCGTTGCGGGCGGTGTGCCCAGGACGATCAGATCCAACTGATCAGCGAGGGCCAGGATGTCCCCTGGCGTGTTGACGATGGCGGCCTGCGGGTAGCGCGCCTTTGCTTTCGCCTGCCTGCCGGCGTCCGAGGTGGCAATGACGGATAGTTCGTAGGCGGGATTACTGGCGATGAAGGGGGCGTGAAAGACGCTGCCCGAAAGGCCAAAACCTGCAACGGCGGTACGGATCGGCTGGGAAGTCATGACCCTAGGCTACCGATCCTCTCTCACGTAACAGCCCTTTCACGCGCACCCTCTATCACCGGTGAGAGAGCGTACGCGTGAACGCCCGGGGATCTGCGCGAGCGTACGCGTGAACGCCCGGGGGACCTGCGAGAGCGTACGCGTGAACGCCCGGGGATGTGAGAGATGGTTGGGACGGCGAAGGCCGGGAACCTCCGCGAACCGATCAACGGGTTCAGGGAAGCTCCCGGCCTTCAGGAAACTACTCTTGGGAATTTACAGCTGAGGGGCTACTTCTTGGCGCCCTTTTCCCAGCCGATGGTGGTCCAGTCCGGAACGTTGGAGAGGCTCTGGAACAGGGACGGGCCGTAGTTGGCCAGACCCTTGCGCACGAACTGGATCTCCGGACCGTTCATCACGACGCCCATGGAGAAGTACTTCTCCATGTGCTTCTTCTCTACCTCCATGGCGGCCTTGTTGCGCTCGGCGTTATCGGCGATGGACGAGAGACGCTTGATTTCAGCGTCGAGTTCAGCGTCGCCGAGGCCGTTTTCGTTGGTCTCGGAGTCGTAGTACTGCTTCACAGCGTCGGTAGCATCCGGGCCCACGGTGTAACCGGAGATGGTCACATCGAACTCGCGGGAGCCAACAACCTTGCCGAAGTCAGCGTCGCCGCGCTGATCGATGCCAACATCCATGCCGGCGGCCTGGAGCTGCTTCTGCAGGGTCTGGGTGGTTGCCGCTGCGGTGGGGTCATCACCGAAGTTGGTGATCTTGAAGGAGACGGGGACGCCGTCCTTCGCCATGATGCCCTTGTCGTTGGCTGCGTAGCCAGCGTCGGTCAGGACCTTCTTGGCAGCCTCGGCGCCGGTGTCCTTCACGGGGTAGTTGTCCTGGTAGTACTCGGAGAACGGCATGAGCATCATGGAGCCCGAGCTCTCTTCGGACCAGTTCAGGCCGTTGAAGCGGACGTCGCGGATGGCCTTGCGGTCGACGGCGGTGAAGATCGCCTTGCGTACGGCAACGTCGGTGAGGGCCGGGCGCTTGGCGTTCAGGTTCAAGCCACCGGCGAACAGGCGCTGGCCGCGGCGGATCTCAGAGTTGGTGGTACCTTCGAGCTGCTTGTAGCGGCCCAGGGTGCGGCCGTTGGCTGCGTCGATTTCACCGTTCTTGAAAGCAGCGATGGTTGCGCTCGGCTCCATCTGGCGCCAGATGACCTTTTCGAGGACCGGCTTCTGGCCCCACCATTTCTCATTCGGAACCATGGTGACGGTCTTGGCGGTGGTGTCGTAGTTCTCCACCTTGAACGGGCCGGCCATCCACTCGGGGTGCATGTTGCCCGCAAAACCGGTGTTGAAGGTCTCCGCGGAGTTGTTGGAGGGGTGGATCAGACCGAAGAAGAGTGAGTCCAGCGGGTAGACGGGCTGGGTGGTGGTGACAATGACTTCCTTGTCATTGGCGCCTGCCTTGACGGAGTCAACGAAGGCATAGTTGCCCGCCGTGACGATGTCGATGGCCTTGTCCTCGCCCTTCAGCATGTTCCAGGTGTTCTGGAACGTCTTCACGTCGATG from Arthrobacter sp. StoSoilB20 includes these protein-coding regions:
- a CDS encoding Gfo/Idh/MocA family oxidoreductase, with translation MTSQPIRTAVAGFGLSGSVFHAPFIASNPAYELSVIATSDAGRQAKAKARYPQAAIVNTPGDILALADQLDLIVLGTPPATHFPLAKAALEAGLDVVVDKPFTVRSTEGEELIRLAAQLGRVLTVYQNRRWDGDSLTVRKLLDAGTLGTVTRCEVGMERWAPEIAKAWKAGASAEDGGGVLFDLGTHVLDLCLQFFGPATVTYAEIQARRPQESADDDVFLALQHQSGVISHVRINLTSHLHGPRFRILGTEGGFVKFGSDPQEPYVLGGGLPTDAGYGVEPAENHGTLELNGQRTAVATERGAYPEFYRILADKLDDGGSASALPLPVDPADPVAVLKLIEQTRSLA
- a CDS encoding ABC transporter family substrate-binding protein, which translates into the protein MKKYTTIGGVALAAALMLTACGGGTPSGPASQKAEESGGDISKLISVNAKEAKDLEQGGTLTLGVGSIGPDFNGFSNVGNSADTSALLTPVNPAAISSGGIGGCWKLDFSGKAEPNKDFCEEVKSEVKDGKQTITIKVNDKATWNDGTPIDVKTFQNTWNMLKGEDKAIDIVTAGNYAFVDSVKAGANDKEVIVTTTQPVYPLDSLFFGLIHPSNNSAETFNTGFAGNMHPEWMAGPFKVENYDTTAKTVTMVPNEKWWGQKPVLEKVIWRQMEPSATIAAFKNGEIDAANGRTLGRYKQLEGTTNSEIRRGQRLFAGGLNLNAKRPALTDVAVRKAIFTAVDRKAIRDVRFNGLNWSEESSGSMMLMPFSEYYQDNYPVKDTGAEAAKKVLTDAGYAANDKGIMAKDGVPVSFKITNFGDDPTAAATTQTLQKQLQAAGMDVGIDQRGDADFGKVVGSREFDVTISGYTVGPDATDAVKQYYDSETNENGLGDAELDAEIKRLSSIADNAERNKAAMEVEKKHMEKYFSMGVVMNGPEIQFVRKGLANYGPSLFQSLSNVPDWTTIGWEKGAKK